GCGGCGTTAAGTTTGCAGCGCAATTACAGGAATCGAATTCTATACCGTGGTGGTTGCGGTTGTTCAGTCTGGGATTGACGTTAACAGGTCAAGCTTTCGTAGGAGTCTTGTATGCACTGCTAACTGATGCTCTTGTGACTTCAAGATTCCAGTTTTTCAATTCCGAACCTCCCATGCCACAACGCAACCATGTGGTGCTCATTGGCTTAAATCGGCTGGGACAGAGAGTGGCTGCTCTTTTGCAAGAACTCAACCAGCCGTTAGTGGGAATTCATAGTACCACTCTCGACAAACACATTTTACCTGATATGCCCCTGATTGTTGGCAATGCTACTGAATCACTCGCTAAGGTGAATCTCTCTCATGCCAAAAGCATCGTTTTAGTTGGGGACGATAACATGGAAAATCTGGAAATTGGTCTGGTGGCTCATGCAATGAACCCCACAAGTCGCTTGATTATCCGCACTCAAGATCGCCAATTTTGTGACAATATAGCTCCTCTGTTTCCTTATGCTCAAGTTCTGTGTGGTGCAGTTTTATCTGCGGAAGTCTTCGCTTGTGCTGCCTTTGGAGAAAACGTTCTCAGTTTCTTTCACTTGAGCGATCGAATAGTCATGGTAACAGAATACAACATCGAAGAAGGCGATACCCTCAATGGGTTGCTTCTCTCTGAGATAGCCCATGGCTACGGTGTTGTTCCGATTCTCTACCAGAAATATCGGCAACAAAAATACTCGTTAATGCCCTGGGATGATGTTACGCTTTATGCTGGCGATCGCTTGATTGTTTTAGCCACAAGTAGTGGTTTGCAGCGAATTGAATGGGGTGAAATGCTACCTCGCCTTTGGCAAGTGCAGATTGAACAAGCGCTGACTCAAAATGCTATTGCTAACGGTGCAGAGAAAATCACCTTGATTGCGGGATGTAGTTCTACTCATGCTAGGCAATGGATAAATAATTTACCTATAGTGTTGCCAACACCACTTTATAAATATCAAGCTCAGCGTCTTGTGCGCGAGCTAAGAAAAGTGCAGGTTGTAGCAAGTGTAGTTTTCATTGGGCAATTCCATTAATTCGCTCTTTGCCAAATGCGCTGGATTTCGGCTTGGACTTGTGCTTTGGGAACTGGTACTGCTTTCACAGATGGATTCACTTCTACGCCAGGAACATTCTGATTCCAAGGGCTGTTAGCAACTCCTTGCAAATTAACGCCATTAATTGCTGGACGGAAACCATGCTGTACAAAGACTTTTTGTTGTTCGGGTTCTCTTATATAAGAGATAAAACTTTTCGCAGCACTGGCTGTTGCTGCATCTACATCTTGACGAAGAATTGCCGCAGTTGCTATTGTTTCAATGGTAGGATCGAGGTAGTAAATTTGATAAGGTTTACCCTGATTCTTACTAGATTGCTGCCATCGCGATAGGGCAAGACTTTCATAAACAGTTGCTACATCCGCATCATTAGGACCGCGAGTAATAAACTCTTGTAAAAGAATATCTGTAGAACGAGGTGGTTGGTAGACTGAGCGCTTAATTGTTCCAAATAGGGAACTCACCGTAGGATTGCTGAAGTTAGCATTATTAGG
This genomic interval from Scytonema hofmannii PCC 7110 contains the following:
- a CDS encoding potassium channel family protein — protein: MCPSGTTNQEKKQDLFLVCGLKSLGQHCVAVLNKYDVKISAIDDVQPEHWEVPELPSLLEKLIIGDCRQPSILEQADIRQCRSILLVTRDERMNIEAAFAARRINPQVRLIVRSDKQNFNELLYENLGNFVAFEPTHLSAHAFALTALGSEAIGYFTVEGQLLRVIEHQVQPKDSWCIGKPVYRLNLTTRCILSHTPVSSNPPKQFYDWNPEAEVQVGDTLVYIDVASELALFEQHTTKSQDFWGQWQHFLQAITAKNLWQRTVQFWQSYYQSQNQIRRIATIYAITVLILWLVGIVLYWLYYPQIALQEAFYATAVLLLGGYGDLFGGVKFAAQLQESNSIPWWLRLFSLGLTLTGQAFVGVLYALLTDALVTSRFQFFNSEPPMPQRNHVVLIGLNRLGQRVAALLQELNQPLVGIHSTTLDKHILPDMPLIVGNATESLAKVNLSHAKSIVLVGDDNMENLEIGLVAHAMNPTSRLIIRTQDRQFCDNIAPLFPYAQVLCGAVLSAEVFACAAFGENVLSFFHLSDRIVMVTEYNIEEGDTLNGLLLSEIAHGYGVVPILYQKYRQQKYSLMPWDDVTLYAGDRLIVLATSSGLQRIEWGEMLPRLWQVQIEQALTQNAIANGAEKITLIAGCSSTHARQWINNLPIVLPTPLYKYQAQRLVRELRKVQVVASVVFIGQFH